GTAGACTTTACGAGGTAGTAAATCCCACTGTACATGAGGAAATTGATAGCagaaaaaatcatgaaaaatgggGAGGCCTTCTATGTTTGGATAATgttgaattttcataataaaacatggCAAGCTGCATCATTAacgaatttaaaaaaaaaattaaaatataccaCAATTTACACAAAGATCTAGCGGTACAACAGGATCATAACTACAAATAATGGGTTCGACGTCACAACAAACCAAATTGAATAGAAAATGGGAAGTTGGGGGGCATCACACTCGGCAGTAAAACTTATTAATTCAGAAATTCCGGGAAAGGCTGCTGCTGCTTGTCCTCCCTAGAAGCTCATTTTAATTGAATAGAAAATGGATGTTTATGGTTTTTAATGCTTTCTTTTACCCCCATCTTTTTTGTGAGTAGGGAGGGGGCTATTGAATTAGCAATATGGATCCCCTTCGAGACAAACCAAGCCAAGGAGGATGAAGCATCTGTGATGCACGAGGTTCAGTGAGATGTTACACTTGGATTTCACCTGGCTGGTTATAAGGATGAACTTATTTGGAGAGAAACTCATGGTGGAGatgatttttaactttttgttcTAGAACTGAAGGTTGAATTGTTTGTCCTTGCTTAACTGATATTGGtgttttactttttcattttactttacATTTGATCATGTTTCCTATGGAAACTTGATGTATTAGAAAAATGGTAATGCTAGGCTACCGCCCAACAATGGCAGCTAAGCGTGCCGCCTAGGCAAAGTCcaacctttttattttatttttatatttgtttaacatctttaaatatttttaaaaaataaaaaaaatattaatacactaatagttacttccttaatcaataagtaaaaaaaaaaatatattaatggtCAAAATGaggagataaaatgaaaagacaaaataacattattattagaaaaaagttCTGAAAAAATATGTCATGGGCTAAGACTAGTATTTTTGCGAGCACCTTCCTTTTTGATgggctttttattttattttattttattattattagtgttTTATGAAAGAACATAGAGGTAGACTTGGTTTTGTTTGCTGGATTGTCTATtggtttgggtcattttttagTCAACCCAAATCTGACCAGGATAATTAAATGGGCCAAACATCCTGACTCGAATGAAACATCTGCTATCTCATTCATAGGCAGCATTTAATTTCCTGAAGTCCATATACagtaattatttatcttttaaaagagaattggtaaaaaaaatataacaaattggAAAGAATCTCTTTGGAGGAGGTCATTTATTAGAAATTGTAGTGGCACTTGGTAATTGTACTGCAGGATGTTGGAGATATTTTGGTACTCTGGAGGAAAAAAAGACAAGAAGATGAAGGCCTCTGGCGCAACAGAGGTCCAGCTTAGGAGCCTCTATCCAATCGAACACCATAAAATGCCTATCCTGCAGCGGCCGTGTCAGCACACTATCCAGATGAAAAAGCAACGAGTGGTTGTCCAGCTCTAACTTGGGAGAAGAGGGTCCTCAATTTTCATTACAAATTATCACTTTACCATTCTAATAAAcccatatatataaagaaaaagaataagccATTACTttaaaactctacaaaattcaTTGTTCCTCCCTTAGTTGCTTCAGAAACCCTCAAAGGACAAGCATTATAATCTGATAAGGGCTCACTAATCATGGCCTCAACCTCTTCCTCCACGCTTGCAATCTCCTCTTCATCGACCCTTCTTGATGGAAGGGCTCCTCGTTGTTCACCTGCAGCATCATCACAATGCGTGACGCTCCCCACACTGCCCCCACCTCAAGTGCAGTCTCAGAACCGACCTTGGAAGACCACTGCCTATTGTGAGTCAATCAAATATGCGTACCCAAAACCCTCGAGTTCATGTCcattttataatgatttatatagagTAGAACCTGAGAATTTGAAGCTATAAGAAGGGATCCCTTTTTAACAGTTGTTGGTGTTAATGCTTTCAGGCCGTAAGATTGCTCGCAATGTCATGGCCATGGCCACCGGAGAGGCACCAGCAGAAGTTGCAGCGTATGAGCTGCCAGAGATGGTCAGAACAGCTCAAGAAGCCGTAAggatttcagatttttttagaACCCTTATTCTTTTTCACAGTAAGGGAATTCGTTTGAGTTTAGCTTAAATGAATTCATGAATTGGTTCCATTTGCCACGCAGTGGGACAAAGTGGAAGACAAGTATGCAGTGTCTTCACTTGCAGTTGCTGGTGCGGTTGGATTGTGGGTCTCCACTGGGATGGTCTCGGTGAGGTTCTCCGAATgcttaatatatagaaattataactGTGTTAAATGTAATTGTATTTATACTTTACACCACAAAGTGAAAGGATTTCTTAGAGATGGGCATGACTTGTAACAGGCACTTGATAGGCTTCCTCTAATTCCTGGCGTGCTTGAGCTTGTTGGCATTGGCTATACTGGAGTAAGTTGGATATGCTTTACTACTGCATTGTTTTGTCTGTCTTCGCTTCTCATTAATTTGAACTAATTAACAATGCGATTACATTATTGATTTCGCTTCTTATTCTAATGATCTATGTTCATCTGCATAAATCTAATGCATGTACTCAAAGTATTTGAGTAAAAAAGGGCATTGGAAGAGAACCATAGTTTATTCATCACACGGAATGCTTAATATATAGAAGTACTTCCGTTCTTCGTTCTGTTTCTCATGCATAAACCTTTCTTGCCTTCTTTTCTTTGCAGTGGTTTGCGTACAAGAACCTGGTTTTCAAACCAGCCAGGTAATCCTGAATTTGGTTATAGTTACTGTCATATAATGTATGGAATGTCATCCTTCCTAAGAAAGTTTTGCTGAGACAGATTTTTACCATAATCAATGAATTTCAGGGAAAGTTTAATACAGAAGATGAGAGACACATACAAGGAGATAATCGGGAGCAGCTAGAAGGATCCAAACATAGAATGCTGCTGAGATGATCCATGAAGTTCTGAGTATTGAAGCAAATATCTTGCAGCACTATCCAGTGTTATAAGACGTAATATGTACTTTTGTCTTGAAGATGTAACTACTATATACCTTAACTACATTCCCCTTAAGCACCAATCAATTTCCATGATCACCTTTCATGGGTCACTTGAAAGTGCTTGAAGAACTATCTTTTACAAAAACAAAGGGCATATTTAGTCCTTGGATTTTAACGTGTAAAATGCCAATTGGTTGACACGAATGGATATAATAGAAGTTGGAATGAGTTAACTGTAAAAAGTACTTTCAAACCCGAggatttaaatattaaaatcaaaccTCGACAATTTTTTCCAGACGCCTGAGTACTCAGAGACTGATTTTGTCTTTGACCGTAAAATAAACACAAACCTACTAGCCATGAGTTCATGacacgatttttttttccagcttaTAACTCGATTCTTATTTTCTGGCCATTTATGATCATGAAGGAATCAACTTCCGTGTTGGTTTATTGTACTTGGACTTAAGTGATGGACAATTGGTGCTACATAATGTTATTTGGAAAGTAAAAGATGTTGatgaataatctcacattgcctgtGGACAAGATCTTGgacatatttataaggaatgaacaatcttCACTTgtagaaccggttttatgagatgaattaggcccatgaatttgATCTTCATCGTATAAGAACCTGTCAAAGGACGAATAGGGGCCCTCACTACTTGCTACGTGACAAGGACCAAAAAAAATACTGGCCTACATGTGAGAGAGggtgttgagaaataatctcacattacaCGTGGACAAGAtcttggacatgtttataaggaatgagcaatcatctcttgtagaaccggttttatgagatgagttaggcccataaatttcttcaaaagtGATTTGTTGatagtattattattaatggATGAACTTTTACTAGTCTAGACCTATCTTACAATTAGTGCTTTGTCTTTGACTAAGTCTTTACTTATTCTATTGTGATTTATTCTACATTTTCCTACATGTTTACTTCTCGTGAGGAATCATGCCTATCTTTCGATCTATTTTCAGGTTGTTGCCGACCGATTGGTATCCCTGGTACCACGGATCCCTGCCAAGCTCTTTATTGAGGGCCAAAGTTATGGTATGGTTGTCCCCCTCTCTTACAAGATTGGTCCGCATGTAGTCGCTTTATTAGGACAAGAGGACATTGAAGTTACAACGAATTGAGGATTTAAGCTCATGTGATTACATCTTAAGGTTTACAACAACAAGGCATTCAAGATCACATGGGTCACGAAATGGGGTTTGTCGCACAGGTTATAGTATGAGGTCttaaactatattaaaaaatattttttttgatacatttggGGGTGGGGGGTTTCGAACTGAGGTCTTAATATATATGTAGTCCTTGAGTCCAATAATTGTTACGGGTTTAAGTTATAGTTGAGTTAATATTAATTTCATGAATATATAAGGTTTAGTTTAATATGATTTACGTTTTAATGGAGAGATGAATTAACTCGAAGACATAGGTTATGAGTTTGCAAGTGCTATATGATTAATTTGCAGACTTAATGTGTAACGCCCCGATTCCGGAGGTCtagagagttaactcttaatatctagaatcaacttaaataacacaactaaatatccagaaaatccaaaacaatgctaattcatttaatcaatccaaatatctaagttcctccatgaggacaataaagagaatctcaataacataaattaaaaactctccaaaactcgaaattatccttaactcatcaaatcaaaatacccgaaaaataaaatcaattcactaactatgactcccaaataagcacttgtaccctcaggcacttattccactgcgatcatcacacattgctaaacttcctactcttattctccagctgaaccatcaaaattatctgaaaaaaaatatagagataaggggtgagttatcaacaactcagtaagcagaggacatatatcagtgtgtaaacatgagcatttacaaaattcaaaatgcaaaaacaaatattttatttcagaatGCTGAAtcagaataacattttcataatgcagcATCGGaccatgttataaaaatatcagagcgaaagtttaaaaatattcataatcaaaatccctttggcatagcataaattgaaatatcacatcttatcttatcatatcagaacaaataccatgtttaacccccgtggtagggttgtgcaaaccccggtagctaaccgagcagaaacagaatgtgaatcttccccttatcattctcggagccccgagtgtgcacataggaaagaccactcAGAAAACCACtatgtttccaaagtgggtgcaccagaaacagaaaagttggtaccaacccaaacataggccacagttttacacccgtggtaaggtcagaacggatcagaaacagaaacataatgttatgccagaggttttcagaaatcacatcaaatcatatcagagtacagaaaatcttcagaacagaacaaaatcatatcacaacataatttatgcacaaaatttcatattcgctctcttttcaaagatcagaaacagaaagccaaaaataagctcatgtctacacccgtcatgacagaaaataatttcttcttaactagaatctcatgaataatgtagaacaaataactgaggtagttcaaatttattttcataatcaaatatgtatattttccaagaataacctcaactcattttattttaatgcaaagtctagcataggaaccctgcttacctggacttcttagttttttttttcagaattttcctcaaaaatatcGAACAGCGATTAaacgtcacctataaaataaccacgtaattatcataaatttctaattaatcacgtatttcgatatttaatcctaaacttctaaaataacctatttaattcctcaaaatctaGAATTCTCtaaattcctaaaataccatcaatatccacttaattgaattcgtaccgaataagaatttaatcgagcaaatattaagataattatagaactcaataaaaattaatattcaaaatatctaaaattaccaacaacattttataaataaatagaatacattgtctactaaaattttcctaaaataggttatgaaaaactcatctcttaagaaaaataggtttacttctattaataaacaatattatcaaaatacaatataatatttattgaaattttaagcaaaaaatcctatttaaatataaattcaacaaaaaaagaCAACTTCTCATCCGAAAACAGTAGGCTAAAACCGGGAACTccccatatatatacatatatattaggttaaagtTTACATATAAAACTACAacttaagaaataaaactagCGATGAACATAAACGCATGAATATAGACATGCAGCGGCGGCAAAAACTCACCGAGAATATAAAGTGCGACGGCGCAGGGTGCGATGGGAGGTGGTGCACTCGGCGGCTATGTActggatgagaaagagagagagagagatgcacggtgAGAGAGGGACAAAGTCATGATATACAGAGTGAAGCACGGCGTGCATGGAGTTGTTACCGAGAGTGTTACGCGCGACAACGACCTGGGTGGCTATCGACGATGGCACAACTAGGCATGGCTGAGATGCTGGGCTATGGGTTCTCTTTTGTGCAGCGGAGAAGAAGTCCGAAAGGGTTGGACAAAACGCAAAACTTGCCGTGCTTGGAGTAGCAACCAAATGCTCTATTTTCGGAAACTAAAACAGAGTATGCCGTGTGTGTTTCTCCTTCACGGCTGGGCGACGGTTGTTGGCTTCCCGTGGTGGTGAGGACGGCTGGAGGGTGGTGCGCTGCTTGCACAGAGGAGTTGCTGTCCACGATTTCGAGTGGCAGGGCAGCGGCATCACGGGAAGGAAAGAAATAGCGTTGCGTTATGGCTTGGCCAGCGGTTGAGTGTTGCACGGCTTGGGGTGGTTTTACGAGACCAAGGCGGAGGAGTTCTCTACAGTGGCTATCTTACGGTGTTGGTGGTTTGCAGTGGAGGTTTATGGTGGCAAGGTTGATGAGCATAGAACCGAGAAGGCGGAGAGGCAGTGAACGAGAGGGAGTGAAACGTGGGTTGCGTCGATTACGAATGGGGCAGAGAAAGCAACAGCGCAGTTGCTCTAAGCAGTGCCAAAGCGTGCGTATAAATATGATGCAAAAACCCTAGGGATAAGAAAGACGTGCATGCGGACGGAGAAGAGTtgtgcgtgtgtgtgcatgcCGTGAACGAAGCGAACACTAACGGGTGAAAAGAAACATAGacggaagaaaaaaataaaacatgcgggaagaaaaaatatatatatatattttacgtGTGaagaatataaaacaaaataaaatgaacaaaataaataaataacaaaatcattaaaaaaaaatttgattgggttCGGGTGTTACATAATGTGGTTTTAGGGCATATACGATGGATTAATGTGTTACAGGCATGTAGGTGTGATTCagttagaaataatattttagggTTTAATGTGTTACAGACATGTAGTTAGGGCGAATATTGGTTATGATAGGCCATGGATCAAttaaattaggttttttttattcttttttttaattgttttacatATGCATGTTATAAG
Above is a genomic segment from Juglans microcarpa x Juglans regia isolate MS1-56 chromosome 1D, Jm3101_v1.0, whole genome shotgun sequence containing:
- the LOC121250372 gene encoding protein CURVATURE THYLAKOID 1B, chloroplastic; protein product: MASTSSSTLAISSSSTLLDGRAPRCSPAASSQCVTLPTLPPPQVQSQNRPWKTTAYCRKIARNVMAMATGEAPAEVAAYELPEMVRTAQEAWDKVEDKYAVSSLAVAGAVGLWVSTGMVSALDRLPLIPGVLELVGIGYTGWFAYKNLVFKPARESLIQKMRDTYKEIIGSS